The following are from one region of the Penaeus chinensis breed Huanghai No. 1 chromosome 32, ASM1920278v2, whole genome shotgun sequence genome:
- the LOC125042585 gene encoding uncharacterized protein LOC125042585: protein MQGILQLHLTSLRLPLHWRAQRPAMTRTRDIGGRALQLTRQERFRHRRNERFVELKGVSAEMLTLYIGGERQWGSGSCPSLSLPDKEGLQGGRDNAWASGDSPQPPPNNTNTPAAPQVTDRRLSGGIAKADQLDVQARTKQSWRGRTHQVPI, encoded by the exons ATGCAAGGGATTCTACAACTGCACTTAACCAGTTTGAGGCTCCCTTTACACTGGCGTGCCCAACG GCCCGCCATGACACGCACACGGGATATCGGTGGACGAGCTCTGCAGTTGACCCGGCAGGAGCGATTTCGTCATCGGAGGAACGAGAGATTCGTCGAattgaaag GTGTTTCAGCGGAGATGCTGACGCTCTACATCGGTGGAGAGCGACAATGGGGGAGTGGAAGCTGCCCCTCCTTGTCACTTCCTGACAAGGAGGGGCTCCAAGGAGGCCGCGACAACGCATGGGCCTCCGGAGACTCACCGCAGCCACCTCCGAACAACACCAACACGCCGGCTGCCCCTCAAGTCACAG ACAGACGACTGTCCGGGGGCATCGCCAAGGCTGATCAGCTCGACGTCCAGGCTCGCACCAAGCAGTCCTGGAGGGGACGGACGCATCAGGTCCCGATCTAA
- the LOC125042584 gene encoding uncharacterized protein LOC125042584, whose translation MQGILQLQVTSLRLPLHWRAQRPAMTRTRDIGGRALQETRQERFRHRRNERFVELKGVSAEMLTLYIGGERQWGSGSCPSLSLPDKEGLQGGRDNAWASGDSPQPPPNNTNTPAAPQVTDRRLSGGIAKADQLDVQARTKQSWRGRTHQVPI comes from the exons ATGCAAGGGATTCTACAACTGCAAGTAACCAGTTTGAGGCTCCCTTTACACTGGCGTGCCCAACG GCCCGCCATGACACGCACACGGGATATCGGTGGACGAGCTCTGCAGGAGACCCGGCAGGAGCGATTTCGTCATCGGAGGAACGAGAGATTCGTCGAattgaaag GTGTTTCAGCGGAGATGCTGACGCTCTACATCGGTGGAGAGCGACAATGGGGGAGTGGAAGCTGCCCCTCCTTGTCACTTCCTGACAAGGAGGGGCTCCAAGGAGGCCGCGACAACGCATGGGCCTCCGGAGACTCACCGCAGCCACCTCCGAACAACACCAACACGCCGGCTGCCCCTCAAGTCACAG ACAGACGACTGTCCGGGGGCATCGCCAAGGCTGATCAGCTCGACGTCCAGGCTCGCACCAAGCAGTCCTGGAGGGGACGGACGCATCAGGTCCCGATCTAA
- the LOC125042514 gene encoding uncharacterized protein LOC125042514, giving the protein MSRLKEMENVIMCDPLGDEDITVEEDPLGYNEELEVKDEPFEFFDDPSCWPSHRGANCNDDDDEEFPGLEILSVDDIAKDDGDDSNHLELIEMIEVGGPDTCSPATELPLPEEVPSSSSVADTLTEESHSPSQFSTDLNKEKLDALVKREANILKTQERREKEMVKKKELQRQLEVHRIKVKRLQKELDEEKKKMHHIQNQLINLRRRVRRQELKIKQVGGSLMSNLDTGHDPLKDKKLVDVPPLALGADGSGDTPKGKRKVGDSSSSAGRADTKADNVKGKRKGGEHVPVKSEGKNDTIKGKKRGGDASLIKLEGKGDECTPKKKPAVTNILDGFKGRLKVSVKGLAMKRKIMNEEEEPKKKKMTKVSEIKKGAAGALKECRKKAVVSLVRCSEVQQKEMRVEDQKIQEKESKDEKDQKMGERIKQGSSKELVKVKYGAELDKIKQEDSKVNGLNTGDDLQFATSSVLWNVMSRAKTQPYSTVSSKRKTSEVYPNHYFQRQCLAKTTTAELPKLVEKFMEREDISKISSVSLGSEAPEVSLRFRMHYLSVLYKQFESEFGNVCTYNSFADYVPKNVVKPSPSHWKTCICFPCINPDLKYEKLKSKGLIGEEKLELADVLQDAEKETELRTQLRTLRDSKEVLTYNLWERNSSGTVNSKLRSASEPVAIVVAKFLEELSLLKAHIQRIFCQFDSARLARERALDSWDEVTFHLDCSPLPIYPYPGQENGVSEPVTMLTALSGYIWSRGGGQKIIALSDSKDYTFAGVWAAMEKTLLKMVEAGKKKINIISDSPTNKYRNKSTFYYLSDFAQTHGVCLRWVFLELCHSIGNAGIVKSELESVIRQQISANPEVSVRCANELVNLVRPHSSAVIHMYTERDVQRYKCMLPKLRVIQGTQKFVEVIVFPDDFWARDAVESDSFKKLSF; this is encoded by the exons ATGTCAAGACTCAAGGAGATG GAGAATGTCATCATGTGTGATCCCTTAGGTGATGAGGATATTACGGTTGAGGAAGATCCCCTTGGCTATAACGAGGAGCTTGAAGTCAAGGATGAACCCTTTGAATTTTTTGATGACCCA TCATGCTGGCCATCGCATCGGGGAGcgaattgcaatgatgatgatgatgaggagttcCCTGGGCTGGAAATCCTCAGTGTTGATGACATAGCCAAGGACGATGGGGATGACAGTAACCACCTGGAGCTCATAGAGATGATTGAG GTGGGAGGACCAGATACCTGCTCACCTGCCACTG AATTGCCCTTGCCAGAAGAAGTGCCTAGCAGCTCCAGTGTTGCCGATACACTCACAGAGGAGAGCCACAGTCCCAGCCAGTTCTCCACTGACCTCAACAAGGAAAAGTTGGATGCTCTGGTGAAGCGTGAAGCCAATATCCTCAAGacacaggagaggagggagaaggaaatggtgaagaagaaggagctgCAGCGCCAGCTGGAAGTGCACAGGATAAAGGTGAAGCGGCTGCAGAAGGAActagatgaagagaagaagaagatgcatcACATTCAGAACCAGTTGATTAACCTCAGAAGGAGGGTGCGGCGGCAGGAACTCAAGATTAAGCAAGTGGGTGGAAGCTTGATGTCCAATCTAGACACGGGCCATGATCCTCTTAAGGATAAGAAGTTGGTTGATGTGCCTCCATTGGCCCTAGGTGCAGATGGATCAGGGGATACACCCAAGGGCAAGAGAAAAGTGGGAGATTCTTCCTCCTCTGCAGGGAGAGCAGATACAAAGGCAGACAATGtgaagggtaagaggaaaggaggggagcatGTCCCAGTGAAATCTGAAGGGAAGAATGACACCATTAAGggcaaaaagagaggaggggatgccTCTCTCATAAAGTTAGAAGGAAAAGGTGATGAATGCACCCCAAAGAAGAAACCGGCAGTAACAAACATTTTAGATGGTTTTAAGGGCAGGTTAAAAGTGAGTGTCAAAGGCTtggcaatgaaaagaaaaatcatgaatgaagaagaagaaccaaagaaaaagaaaatgacaaaggtaagcgaaataaagaaaggagcaGCTGGTGCCTTGAAAGAATGCAGAAAGAAAGCAGTAGTTAGCCTAGTGCGATGCAGTGAGGTGCAGCAAAAGGAGATGAGAGTAGAAGACCAGAAAATCCAAGAGAAAGAGTCCAAAGATGAGAAAGATCAGAAAATGGGTGAGAGAATTAAACAAGGGAGCAGCAAAGAATTGGTAAAGGTTAAATATGGAGCAGAGTTAGATAAGATAAAACAAGAAGATTCAAAAGTCAATGGACTGAACACAGGAGATGATTTACAGTTTGCAACATCATCAGTGCTCTGGAATGTTATGAGCAGGGCAAAGACTCAGCCATATTCAACTGTCAGTTCTAAAAGAAAGACCTCTGAAGTTTACCCAAATCATTATTTCCAGAGACAGTGTCTTGCTAAAACAACAACTGCTGAGCTGCCCAAGTTAGTGGAGAAGTTTATGGAGCGGGAGGATATATCCAAGATTAGTTCAGTCTCATTGGGGTCGGAAGCTCCTGAAGTCTCGCTCCGCTTTAGAATGCATTATTTGTCCGTGCTGTATAAACAGTTTGAATCCGAGTTTGGTAATGTGTGTACCTATAATTCATTTGCAGATTATGTGCCCAAAAATGTAGTCAAACCTAGTCCAAGCCACTGGAAGACGTGCATTTGCTTTCCCTGTATCAATCCTGACTTAAAGTATGAAAAGTTGAAGTCCAAAGGATTAATAGGGGAGGAAAAACTTGAACTTGCAGATGTTCTACAAGATGCTGAGAAGGAGACTGAGTTGAGGACACAACTCCGCACCCTTCGAGATTCAAAGGAAGTTCTCACCTACAATTTGTGGGAACGGAACTCAAGTGGAACAGTGAATTCCAAATTGAGGAGTGCTAGTGAACCAGTTGCCATTGTGGTTGCTAAATTCCTAGAGGAGTTGAGTCTTCTGAAGGCCCACATCCAGCGAATCTTTTGTCAGTTTGATTCGGCAAGATTAGCCCGTGAGAGAGCCCTCGACAGCTGGGATGAAGTGACCTTCCATTTGGACTGTTCTCCATTGCCAATCTACCCCTACCCAGGACAAGAAAATGGTGTATCAGAACCAGTCACAATGCTCACAGCGCTATCAGGATATATATGGAGCCGTGGGGGAGGACAGAAAATCATTGCATTGTCTGATAGCAAAGACTATACCTTTGCTGGGGTCTGGGCAGCAATGGAAAAGACCTTGCTAAAGATGGTTGaggcagggaagaagaaaattaatatcaTTTCAGACTCtcccacaaacaaatacagaaacaaaagTACATTTTATTATCTCAGTGACTTTGCCCAGACACATGGGGTATGTTTGCGCTGGGTGTTCCTAGAACTCTGCCACAGCATTGGTAATGCAGGAATTGTGAAGTCCGAACTAGAAAGTGTTATACGACAGCAAATATCTGCCAATCCTGAAGTCTCTGTCAGGTGTGCAAATGAACTAGTAAACTTAGTACGGCCACATTCCTCTGCAGTAATCCACATGTACACAGAAAGAGACGTTCAGAGATACAAGTGCATGCTGCCTAAGTTGCGTGTTATACAAGGGACACAGAAATTTGTGGAAGTCATTGTTTTTCCAGATGATTTCTGGGCAAGGGATGCAGTAGAGTCAGATTCTTTCAAAAAGTTATCTTTTTAA
- the LOC125042457 gene encoding uncharacterized protein LOC125042457 → MWHTWLLLPFLFNVIACLDLRSMALGNGTVVWDQNSASFLCYPSATSSQLPADHQDFTNSSGGTLVFQPAETDARHAARVICRQLGYSHLERVYRVAFKFLTKTKRNLASAAASPPPFPPSLPTNRASGGPGTTTKTGTPAILRWRAECQGYEPILTHCPNMEVLDDAGANDTCDHLLGVQCGMCSKN, encoded by the exons ATGTGGCATACCTGGTTATTGTTACCGTTTCTTTTCAATGTG ATCGCCTGCCTGGACCTGCGCTCGATGGCCCTCGGGAATGGCACCGTGGTGTGGGACCAAAACAGCGCCAGCTTTCTCTGCTATCCCTCG GCCACGTCGAGCCAGCTCCCCGCCGACCACCAGGACTTCACGAACAGCTCGGGGGGCACGCTGGTGTTCCAACCGGCGGAGACGGACGCCCGCCACGCCGCCAGAGTCATCTGCCGCCAGCTGGGCTACTCGCACCTCGAAAG AGTGTACAGAGTGGCGTTCAAGTTcctgacgaagacgaagaggaaccTGGCATCAGCAGCTgcctctccgcctcccttccccccttcgctGCCCACCAACCGGGCGTCGGGAGGGCCGGGCACTACCACCAAGACGGGCACTCCGGCCATTTTGAGGTGGCGCGCCGAGTGCCAAGGCTATGAACCGATCCTCACGCACTGCCCTAATATGGAAGTGCTTGACGACGCAGGGGCAAACGACACCTGCGATCATCTGCTGGGCGTGCAGTGCGGCATGTGCTCCAAG